In Aequorivita sp. H23M31, a single window of DNA contains:
- a CDS encoding GbsR/MarR family transcriptional regulator, translating into MGVHLESREQLAPLAARILAHLVLKGKKGETFEHLVSDLNASKSTIFTHLSTLQASNRITYYTKSGDRKKYFILSPNALINSMDEIIENWKDEKELHLEISNYKKDINETLPEDSEDKFDLEFHQEYLNYLDQASSLMQNLRTKLIENHKNH; encoded by the coding sequence ATGGGAGTTCACCTGGAATCCCGTGAGCAACTTGCGCCACTGGCAGCACGTATATTGGCACATCTTGTTCTTAAAGGTAAAAAAGGTGAGACTTTTGAACATCTGGTTAGTGATCTAAACGCAAGCAAAAGCACCATCTTTACCCATCTCTCTACATTACAGGCTTCTAATAGGATTACCTACTATACCAAATCTGGTGATCGTAAAAAATATTTCATTCTTAGTCCGAATGCTCTAATAAATTCAATGGATGAGATCATTGAGAATTGGAAGGACGAAAAAGAGCTTCATTTGGAGATTTCGAATTATAAAAAAGATATCAACGAGACCCTTCCTGAAGATTCTGAGGACAAATTCGATCTCGAGTTCCATCAGGAATACCTAAACTATCTTGATCAGGCTTCATCGTTAATGCAAAACCTACGAACAAAATTAATTGAAAACCATAAAAATCACTAA
- a CDS encoding T9SS type A sorting domain-containing protein, with translation MRQTFILLMLLVSPILIFGQSGTLDSSFGNGGTVTTSVFPNYNFVETTRVQTDGKILVAGNAGTSATYQMAIARYNTDGSLDSSFNGDGTLRFNVGQVKSFITDLVQQPDGKILIGGRTWDNVAGNFALVRLNEDGSFDNTFGTGGISHITTTENDVSEAISLLDDGKILMAGYRNNNFAVAKFNADGSVDTFFGVNGWTVVPFDGLPESYIRAMAIQNDDKIVVSGFSLNFDNRFQIAAARLNADGTIDNSFGTDGTLIFNVGDWNDFSDALALQADGKILIGGHKWIANVHQRHDLIVARLNTDGSLDTSYGNNGVATARLVDGANYASDMVLQSDEKAILIGSTVFEGEYKMAMARFNTDGSLDATFGPAGDGMVSVENAGLEDYGRAVALQADEKIILAGHAYTLDGNNSMFVVSRFLNDGMVGVEDFKNTDFRIYPNPAREQLTIEMNDASSTYQVEIYDMLGKKVYNSEIQNKGQINVSSLASGTYLVKLNSNSQTSTVRFVKL, from the coding sequence ATGAGACAGACCTTTATTCTATTAATGCTTTTAGTATCCCCAATACTAATTTTTGGCCAGTCCGGCACCTTGGACTCTTCTTTTGGAAATGGTGGAACTGTTACCACTTCTGTATTTCCAAATTACAATTTTGTTGAGACCACAAGGGTCCAGACCGATGGAAAAATATTAGTAGCCGGTAATGCTGGAACTTCAGCAACCTACCAGATGGCTATTGCCAGATATAATACAGATGGCTCTTTAGACTCATCTTTCAATGGAGATGGAACTCTTCGCTTTAATGTGGGTCAGGTAAAATCTTTTATTACGGATCTTGTACAACAGCCCGATGGGAAAATTCTAATCGGAGGACGTACTTGGGATAATGTTGCAGGAAATTTTGCTCTCGTGAGGCTTAACGAGGATGGTAGTTTTGATAATACTTTTGGCACAGGCGGGATTTCCCATATCACCACGACAGAAAATGATGTATCTGAAGCAATCTCCTTATTGGACGATGGTAAAATATTGATGGCTGGTTATAGAAACAATAATTTCGCAGTAGCCAAATTCAATGCAGATGGCAGTGTGGATACTTTTTTTGGAGTGAACGGCTGGACTGTTGTTCCATTTGATGGTTTACCCGAAAGTTATATTAGAGCGATGGCAATTCAAAATGACGATAAAATTGTAGTCTCCGGATTTTCGTTGAATTTTGATAATCGTTTTCAAATAGCCGCAGCAAGACTTAATGCGGATGGCACTATTGACAATTCTTTCGGAACAGATGGAACACTAATTTTCAATGTAGGTGATTGGAACGATTTCTCAGATGCATTAGCCCTTCAAGCGGATGGGAAAATACTTATTGGTGGACATAAATGGATTGCTAACGTTCATCAGAGACATGATCTAATTGTAGCAAGGTTGAATACAGATGGTAGTTTGGATACTTCCTATGGAAATAATGGAGTTGCCACTGCTCGCTTGGTAGATGGAGCCAACTATGCGTCAGATATGGTTTTGCAATCTGACGAGAAAGCTATTTTAATTGGTTCAACTGTTTTTGAGGGAGAATATAAAATGGCAATGGCAAGATTTAACACTGACGGAAGTCTGGATGCAACTTTTGGACCAGCGGGCGATGGAATGGTAAGTGTAGAAAATGCGGGCCTCGAAGATTATGGACGAGCTGTTGCACTTCAGGCAGATGAAAAAATTATCTTGGCCGGTCATGCTTACACACTGGATGGAAATAATTCCATGTTTGTGGTTTCAAGATTTTTGAATGACGGCATGGTTGGGGTTGAAGATTTCAAAAATACCGATTTCCGAATTTACCCGAACCCAGCTCGTGAACAATTGACGATAGAAATGAATGACGCTTCTTCGACATATCAAGTAGAAATTTATGATATGTTGGGCAAAAAAGTTTATAACTCCGAAATCCAAAACAAAGGACAGATCAATGTTTCTTCTTTGGCAAGCGGAACTTACTTGGTTAAGTTGAATTCGAATTCACAGACTTCGACTGTTCGTTTTGTAAAACTTTAA
- a CDS encoding T9SS type A sorting domain-containing protein, translating into MKKIYFTALVLGAVLTTKAQVYDVGSFAQVVDISNTGTAVGNIFGMASFMWTENGEPIIIGEASESGASGNQTISADGSLISCSVVNPDTGIEVAALYRPLEDEWIYLEGLGVFLDDGESSSWGMSSNGEHVVGLSWASGGTAHGVYWNYPSPVVDLGSTVTGRSTRANNVNADGTRIIGWQDSDFGDRQGVYWENGEQHFLTDNDGNILGEPNGISADGKTITGFSLDRVGYIWNEDEGTILYNPNADDPFADEFFTSIAAISDDGTVAVGFSFNPFVEGILDGSAFIWTQEDGFRNLNEYISELGYDTLGIDFAIADAISPDGKYIGGIGVNQDLQDARGFVIKLPEGSMGTNDVTSVDTISIFPNPAQDYINFSSKYTIQNVEIYNSLGQQVMNSNAVNQSLNIGDLSNGIYILKAQTEKGSQIIKFIKK; encoded by the coding sequence ATGAAAAAAATTTATTTTACTGCTTTAGTATTAGGCGCAGTTCTAACCACTAAAGCTCAGGTTTATGATGTGGGAAGTTTCGCACAGGTTGTCGATATATCCAACACAGGCACTGCTGTTGGTAATATTTTTGGTATGGCCAGTTTTATGTGGACAGAAAATGGTGAGCCTATTATAATAGGAGAGGCCTCAGAATCAGGTGCATCTGGAAACCAAACTATTTCCGCCGATGGAAGTTTAATTTCCTGCTCTGTTGTAAATCCTGATACCGGTATTGAAGTAGCAGCACTATACAGACCTTTAGAAGATGAATGGATCTATTTGGAAGGTTTGGGTGTTTTTTTGGATGATGGAGAATCTTCTTCATGGGGTATGTCATCAAATGGTGAGCACGTTGTTGGTCTATCATGGGCTAGCGGAGGAACAGCACATGGTGTGTACTGGAATTATCCTAGCCCAGTTGTAGATCTTGGTTCTACTGTAACAGGTCGTTCCACCAGAGCCAATAATGTTAACGCAGACGGAACAAGGATAATTGGTTGGCAAGATTCGGATTTTGGTGACAGACAGGGTGTATATTGGGAGAATGGCGAACAACATTTCCTTACCGATAATGACGGAAATATTTTAGGAGAACCAAATGGCATCAGTGCCGACGGAAAAACCATAACAGGTTTCTCTTTGGATAGAGTAGGTTATATTTGGAATGAAGATGAGGGAACAATTCTATACAATCCAAATGCCGATGATCCGTTTGCTGATGAGTTCTTCACCAGTATTGCTGCAATTTCAGATGATGGCACAGTAGCTGTTGGTTTTTCATTCAATCCTTTTGTAGAAGGAATCTTAGATGGCTCAGCTTTTATTTGGACACAAGAAGATGGATTCAGAAACCTTAATGAGTATATCTCTGAATTGGGATATGATACCTTAGGAATTGATTTTGCCATAGCCGACGCTATCTCACCTGATGGAAAATATATTGGAGGTATCGGGGTGAATCAAGATCTACAGGATGCAAGAGGGTTTGTAATTAAATTGCCAGAAGGAAGTATGGGCACCAATGACGTGACAAGTGTGGATACAATTTCCATATTCCCTAACCCCGCTCAAGATTATATTAATTTCAGTTCTAAATACACTATTCAAAATGTGGAGATCTATAATAGTTTAGGACAACAGGTAATGAATTCTAATGCGGTGAACCAAAGCCTAAACATTGGCGACCTGAGCAACGGAATCTATATTTTGAAGGCGCAGACCGAGAAAGGGTCCCAAATTATTAAGTTTATTAAAAAATAA
- a CDS encoding efflux transporter outer membrane subunit: MKFIKGLALTLAFLSLQSCFVAKEYSRPEVVMESQTFRTDRLPQDSLSMAIVSWREIFTDPVLQGYIEEGLKNNMDIRIALKQIDIASAYLKQGKAAFYPTLSGTARATHQEFSESSQFGGQLSSANQFEISGGLSWEADIWGKIRSNKRASEASYLQTVAAHQAVKSRLVANIASTYYQLLALDEQIRVTEETIKTRGKGLETTKALKEAGIVNEVGVQQTQAQLYSAEAILIDLKSQSRIMENTLSILLGAQPQEIKRTTLEEQSIDIPLETGVPSQLLSNRPDVMAAEYNLVNAFELTNVARSSFYPSLTLNANGGLQSLELDKLFNANSLFATLVGGLTQPILNGRRIRTQYEVSQAQQEQALLQFKYSLLVAGKEVSDAMYVIEAASEKILVKENENNAYNLATDYSEELLDNGIGNYLEVLTAQERALSSNLDLVAAKNNRLQAIVDLYEALGGGWR, translated from the coding sequence ATGAAATTTATAAAAGGACTTGCATTAACCCTAGCCTTCTTATCGTTACAATCTTGTTTTGTAGCTAAGGAGTACAGCAGACCTGAAGTGGTAATGGAATCGCAGACCTTCCGCACAGACCGTTTGCCACAAGATAGCTTGTCAATGGCAATAGTTTCTTGGAGAGAGATTTTTACGGATCCCGTTCTTCAAGGCTATATTGAGGAAGGGCTTAAAAATAATATGGATATCCGCATAGCGTTGAAACAAATAGACATAGCATCGGCTTATCTTAAGCAAGGAAAAGCTGCATTTTATCCCACGCTAAGCGGAACTGCGCGGGCAACTCATCAGGAGTTTTCAGAAAGCAGTCAGTTTGGTGGTCAATTGTCATCTGCAAACCAGTTTGAAATTTCGGGAGGTCTATCCTGGGAAGCGGATATCTGGGGAAAAATACGAAGTAATAAACGTGCTTCCGAAGCCTCCTATCTACAAACGGTAGCAGCACATCAAGCGGTAAAAAGTAGATTGGTGGCGAACATAGCTTCCACTTATTACCAATTGCTCGCGCTGGATGAACAAATCCGGGTAACCGAGGAAACCATCAAAACCCGTGGAAAAGGTTTGGAAACTACCAAGGCTTTAAAAGAAGCGGGAATTGTAAACGAGGTTGGGGTGCAACAAACACAAGCCCAACTTTACTCTGCGGAGGCTATTCTAATTGACTTAAAATCGCAAAGTAGGATAATGGAGAATACATTGTCTATATTATTAGGCGCCCAGCCCCAGGAAATAAAACGAACTACCTTAGAAGAACAATCTATTGATATCCCCTTGGAGACTGGCGTTCCCTCGCAATTATTGAGCAATAGGCCCGATGTTATGGCGGCCGAATATAATTTGGTAAATGCGTTTGAGCTTACTAATGTTGCCAGAAGTAGCTTTTATCCTTCCTTGACCCTTAATGCCAATGGAGGACTTCAAAGTTTGGAACTGGATAAACTCTTTAATGCGAATTCGCTTTTTGCAACTTTGGTAGGAGGTTTAACACAACCCATTTTAAATGGTAGGAGGATCAGAACACAATATGAAGTGTCGCAAGCACAACAGGAACAGGCGTTATTGCAATTTAAATATTCTTTGCTAGTAGCCGGAAAGGAAGTCTCTGATGCAATGTATGTTATAGAAGCCGCTTCGGAAAAAATATTGGTTAAGGAGAATGAAAACAATGCTTATAATTTAGCTACGGATTATTCTGAAGAACTTTTAGACAATGGAATTGGAAATTATTTGGAGGTTTTAACCGCCCAAGAACGTGCACTTAGCTCCAATTTGGATTTGGTTGCAGCAAAAAATAATCGTCTTCAGGCAATCGTAGATTTATATGAAGCTCTCGGTGGCGGTTGGAGATAA
- a CDS encoding efflux RND transporter permease subunit, which yields MIRKFIERPVLSSVVSIIILILGVLGIMALPTTQYPDIAPPTVQVSANFPGANAATVLESVVVPIEEQINGVEGMTYITSTASNNGSASINVFFDQDVDPDIAAVNVQNRVARATALLPSEVIQSGVITQKQQTSALMFLTVYSENPDYDGTYIQNYLNINVLPELKRINGVGGVNVFGSKDYAMRIWLKPEKMAAYKLEPSDIAAAIREQSREAAAGSLGQNDAQSFEYVLTYSGRYKDASEYEGIVIKALGNGKFLTLKDVADVELDAQNYGSISFTNGYPGVSMAVYQTAGSNAQEIIRTVHEKIQEMQKDFPKDVKYIVNFDSNEFLDASIHKVITTLIEAFILVFLVVFIFLQDFRSTLIPAIAVPVSIIGTFFFLNLFGYSINLLTLFALVLAIGIVVDDAIVVVEAVHAKLEEGEKNALKATHSAMDEITGAIISITLVMAAVFIPVTFITGPTGVFYEQFGVTLIVAIAISAVNALTLSPALCAIFLKSHDEEVKKKNLLGRFFSKFNTAFTVTTNKYVRSLGFLYKHKWITVLFLAICVVGIVWASNTTPTGFVPDEDRGLIFANIELPAGASLDRTVGVTKELGEKIKSIPGVSDVSLVNGFSIISGSGSNYGISFIKLDNWSEREDDDKSVEAIIGKLFGIAATIPDAKILFFQPPSVPGFGISSGFEMKVLDRLGGDFNELSEVTQSYLQQLMQRPEIMYAQTSFNTDYPQYEIDVDIAKTKEAGITISAILTTLQGYIGSIYTADFSRYGKQYRVFIQALPEDRATPESLNEMYVRSANNEMSPITEFITLKRVYGPQSVTRFNLFNSASVNGAAAPGYSSGDAIKAVQEVSKTALPQDYSVAFSGLTREEISAGNQTTFIFILVILFVYFILAAQYESYLIPFSVIFSVPIGVFGAYIVTKIAGLENNVFFQIALIMLIGLLAKNAILIVEFALQRRRHGMSRMEAAFEGAKARLRPILMTSLAFIVGLMPLVFSTGIGARGNQAIGTGAVGGLLIGTIFGVFVIPILYIFFQWLQDKMNKTPDRPVKEVEVEN from the coding sequence ATGATCAGAAAATTTATTGAACGACCCGTTCTATCGAGCGTTGTTTCCATCATTATATTAATATTGGGAGTTTTGGGGATTATGGCCTTGCCCACAACCCAATATCCAGATATTGCACCTCCTACAGTTCAGGTTTCTGCCAATTTTCCAGGTGCTAATGCTGCCACGGTTCTTGAAAGCGTGGTAGTGCCAATTGAGGAGCAAATTAACGGGGTTGAGGGAATGACTTATATTACCTCTACCGCAAGTAACAACGGAAGCGCAAGCATCAACGTATTTTTTGATCAGGATGTGGATCCTGACATCGCCGCGGTAAACGTACAAAACCGTGTGGCGCGTGCTACCGCATTACTGCCTTCCGAGGTTATTCAATCAGGGGTAATCACCCAAAAACAACAGACCAGTGCGCTGATGTTCCTTACAGTATATTCTGAAAATCCCGATTATGATGGAACATATATTCAAAACTATTTGAATATTAATGTTCTTCCAGAATTGAAGAGGATTAATGGAGTTGGGGGTGTAAACGTTTTTGGAAGTAAGGACTACGCCATGCGTATATGGTTGAAGCCTGAAAAAATGGCTGCTTATAAATTGGAGCCATCAGATATCGCCGCTGCCATTAGGGAACAGAGTCGTGAAGCTGCTGCGGGTTCTTTGGGACAAAATGATGCGCAGTCTTTTGAATACGTACTTACCTATAGTGGTAGATATAAAGATGCTTCGGAATATGAAGGTATTGTAATCAAAGCCTTAGGAAATGGAAAATTCCTCACTTTAAAGGATGTTGCAGATGTAGAATTGGATGCGCAAAATTATGGTTCCATTTCATTTACAAATGGATATCCAGGAGTGAGTATGGCCGTTTACCAAACAGCTGGTTCCAATGCCCAAGAAATCATTAGAACCGTTCACGAGAAGATCCAGGAAATGCAAAAAGATTTTCCAAAGGATGTGAAATATATAGTGAACTTTGATTCCAATGAGTTTTTGGATGCGTCTATCCACAAAGTTATTACCACACTTATCGAAGCGTTTATTCTAGTATTCCTTGTGGTATTTATCTTCCTTCAGGATTTCCGTTCTACTTTAATTCCAGCTATTGCGGTGCCTGTTTCCATTATCGGAACTTTCTTTTTCTTGAATCTTTTTGGTTATTCTATTAATCTTTTAACTCTATTCGCTCTTGTTTTAGCGATTGGGATTGTGGTGGATGATGCCATTGTAGTAGTAGAGGCGGTGCATGCGAAACTGGAAGAAGGTGAAAAGAATGCTTTAAAAGCAACCCATTCTGCTATGGACGAGATTACCGGCGCAATTATCTCCATTACTCTCGTGATGGCGGCGGTATTTATTCCCGTAACTTTTATAACAGGGCCAACTGGGGTTTTCTACGAACAATTTGGGGTAACTTTAATTGTGGCCATTGCTATATCAGCCGTAAACGCATTAACGCTTAGTCCCGCGTTATGTGCTATCTTCCTTAAATCGCATGATGAAGAAGTAAAGAAGAAAAACCTTTTGGGCAGATTTTTCAGCAAGTTCAATACGGCATTTACTGTTACAACCAATAAATATGTAAGATCCCTAGGATTTCTATACAAACACAAATGGATTACGGTTTTATTCCTCGCAATATGTGTAGTAGGGATTGTTTGGGCATCAAATACAACTCCTACCGGTTTTGTGCCAGACGAAGATAGAGGATTGATATTTGCGAATATCGAACTTCCTGCCGGTGCTTCCTTAGACCGGACCGTAGGAGTAACAAAGGAACTGGGAGAAAAAATAAAATCGATTCCAGGTGTGAGCGATGTGTCGTTGGTAAATGGGTTTAGTATTATAAGCGGGTCCGGAAGTAACTACGGAATTAGCTTTATTAAACTGGACAATTGGTCTGAAAGAGAAGATGATGATAAATCGGTAGAGGCCATAATTGGAAAACTCTTCGGGATAGCTGCTACCATACCTGATGCAAAAATCCTCTTCTTCCAACCTCCAAGTGTTCCCGGTTTTGGGATTTCATCTGGGTTCGAAATGAAAGTTTTGGATAGATTGGGAGGGGACTTTAACGAGTTGAGCGAAGTTACACAGAGTTATTTACAACAATTGATGCAACGGCCAGAAATAATGTATGCCCAAACTTCATTTAATACAGATTATCCCCAATATGAAATTGATGTAGACATTGCAAAAACCAAAGAAGCGGGCATTACGATAAGTGCAATACTTACCACCTTACAAGGGTATATTGGAAGTATCTACACCGCGGATTTCTCTAGATATGGAAAACAATATCGCGTGTTTATTCAAGCGTTGCCAGAAGATAGAGCCACGCCTGAAAGTTTGAACGAAATGTATGTTCGAAGTGCGAACAATGAAATGTCTCCGATTACTGAATTTATAACCTTGAAAAGAGTTTATGGCCCCCAATCCGTAACGCGGTTCAACCTGTTTAACTCTGCAAGCGTAAATGGTGCCGCAGCTCCTGGCTATTCTTCTGGAGATGCTATTAAGGCCGTACAGGAAGTGAGCAAAACTGCTTTGCCTCAGGATTATTCCGTTGCTTTCTCAGGATTAACACGTGAAGAAATATCCGCTGGTAACCAGACCACCTTTATTTTTATTCTGGTAATTCTGTTTGTATATTTTATTTTGGCGGCACAATATGAAAGTTATCTCATTCCATTTTCTGTAATCTTTTCAGTACCTATCGGAGTTTTTGGAGCATATATAGTTACCAAAATTGCTGGTCTTGAGAACAACGTGTTCTTCCAGATTGCACTTATAATGCTGATAGGACTATTGGCGAAAAATGCAATTTTGATTGTGGAATTTGCCCTTCAAAGACGTCGACACGGTATGTCGCGAATGGAAGCGGCCTTCGAGGGAGCTAAGGCGAGACTTCGACCTATTTTGATGACCTCCCTTGCGTTTATTGTTGGATTGATGCCATTGGTATTCTCTACCGGAATTGGGGCAAGGGGTAACCAAGCGATTGGAACCGGTGCAGTAGGTGGTTTATTGATCGGAACCATTTTCGGAGTATTTGTGATCCCTATTTTGTACATCTTTTTCCAATGGCTGCAGGATAAAATGAACAAAACTCCTGATAGACCGGTCAAAGAAGTGGAAGTTGAAAATTAA
- a CDS encoding efflux RND transporter periplasmic adaptor subunit, with the protein MKKIPLTFIIPSILCVLLFLTSCGNDSRNQMQQAPQAMPFPVVTVPSETVTAYSTYPTSLEGIVDSEVRAKTSGYITDVLVDAGQKVKKGQTLFKLETQSLSQDAAAAKANVAAAQVEVDKLKPLVEKNIISNVQLETAKAKLAQAQSGYNSIAANIGYSTIKSPVDGFVGAINFREGALVSPTSQVPMTTVADIEKIYAFFSMNEKEYLSFIQNTEGKTLEDKIKNLPKVRLILANGSQYGEEGTIQTINPQVDPATGTVSFRAVFDNSAHILSSGYSGKIQLPKTYTDATVVPAMSTYERQGVTYVYKVQGDTLATSASINILDKVDNLIIVKDGIVPGDKIVAKGVGKLRDQTPIIAQRVDFDSIAKGLDKVFK; encoded by the coding sequence ATGAAAAAGATACCATTAACCTTCATTATACCGAGCATTTTATGCGTTCTTTTGTTTTTGACGAGCTGCGGCAATGATAGTAGAAATCAGATGCAACAGGCTCCCCAGGCCATGCCTTTTCCCGTTGTTACTGTACCGTCAGAAACGGTTACGGCATATTCCACGTATCCTACGAGTTTGGAAGGGATTGTGGACAGTGAAGTTAGAGCAAAAACATCAGGTTATATCACTGATGTTTTGGTGGATGCAGGTCAGAAGGTTAAAAAAGGCCAAACTCTGTTTAAATTGGAAACCCAATCCCTAAGCCAAGATGCCGCCGCGGCAAAAGCAAATGTTGCCGCCGCACAAGTGGAAGTTGATAAATTGAAACCGCTGGTGGAAAAGAATATAATAAGCAATGTGCAATTGGAAACGGCCAAAGCCAAACTAGCGCAAGCCCAGAGTGGATACAATTCCATTGCCGCCAATATTGGCTATTCCACCATTAAAAGTCCTGTCGATGGATTTGTGGGTGCTATTAACTTTCGTGAAGGTGCTTTGGTGAGTCCAACATCACAAGTACCGATGACTACGGTGGCCGATATTGAAAAGATCTATGCGTTTTTCTCAATGAACGAAAAGGAATATCTCTCGTTTATTCAAAACACCGAGGGTAAAACCCTTGAGGATAAAATCAAAAACCTTCCAAAGGTGCGTTTAATTCTGGCTAATGGGAGTCAATATGGAGAAGAAGGTACTATCCAAACCATTAATCCTCAGGTAGATCCCGCCACCGGTACGGTTTCTTTTAGAGCGGTTTTTGATAATTCTGCACATATTCTATCTAGCGGATATAGTGGAAAGATCCAATTGCCCAAAACTTATACAGATGCCACGGTGGTTCCTGCGATGTCCACATACGAACGACAGGGCGTAACATACGTTTATAAGGTGCAGGGAGATACTTTAGCCACTTCTGCTTCTATTAATATTCTGGACAAAGTGGATAATCTTATAATAGTAAAGGACGGTATTGTTCCCGGTGATAAAATCGTTGCAAAAGGAGTTGGAAAATTAAGAGACCAGACTCCAATAATCGCACAACGAGTTGACTTTGACAGTATAGCCAAAGGATTAGACAAAGTATTCAAATAA